The following coding sequences lie in one Benincasa hispida cultivar B227 chromosome 6, ASM972705v1, whole genome shotgun sequence genomic window:
- the LOC120079263 gene encoding uncharacterized mitochondrial protein AtMg00810-like, protein MDVKNAFLNDDLHEEVYMILPPSVVHQPGEVQAIFLLSLYVDDMIITSDDCVGIEYLKLELSRCFAMKNLEALRYFLGIEVACPSKGYLLYQSKFIGELFESTHFINNRIVDTPLETNARYSPSDGLHLSNPNLYHTIVGSLVYLTVIHLDIVHVVHVVSQFITAPTTVHWVVVLHILRYLQGTQFQSLLFPSISSLELR, encoded by the exons atggatgtaaagaaCGCTTTCTTGAATGATGATCTTCACGAAGAAGTTTATATGATTCTTCCTCCTAGTGTTGTCCACCAACCCGGTGAA GTTCAAGCCATATTTTTATTGTCGTTGTACGTTGATGACATGATTATTACTAGTGATGATTGTGTTGGAATCGAATATTTGAAATTAGAGTTATCTCGTTGTTTTGCAATGAAAAACTTGGAGGCACTACGTTACTTTTTAGGTATTGAGGTTGCATGTCCCTCAAAAGGTTATCTCTTATATCAGTCAAAGTTTATAGGTGAGCTATTTGAGAGTACTCATTTCATTAACAATAGAATTGTGGATACTCCTCTTGAGACCAATGCTCGATACTCTCCATCAGATGGACTTCATTTGTCAAATCCCAACTTGTATCACACTATTGTTGGGAGTTTGGTTTACCTCACTGTGATTCATCTAGATATTGTGCATGTTGTTCATGTGGTTAGCCAATTTATCACTGCTCCTACCACAGTTCATTGGGTTGTTGTCCTTCATATTCTCAGGTACCTTCAAGGCACTCAGTTTCAAAGTCTCTTGTTTCCTTCCATATCATCTTTAGAATTACGTTGA
- the LOC120079264 gene encoding disease resistance protein RPV1-like, with protein MCPHFEFLHMDRASGSSSSHFRCSFDVFLSFRGEDTRSNFTSHLHMALRQRGINIFIDDKLSRGEEISASLLEVIEESKISIVIISENFGSSSWCLNELVKIIKCNKFKGQVVLPVFYKVDPSQVRKQIGTFGEAFAKLEERFFNKMEAWREALTTVSHMSGWVLREENEANLIQEIVQEVLKKLDHATMQLHVAKYPVGIAKQVMNLLSQVMSDGITMFGLYGIGGMGKTTLAKALYNKIANKFEGCCFLANIRETSKQYEGLVRLQEKLIYEILMDGFIKVSNIHRGINIIRDRLCAKKILLILDDIDTSEQLQALAGGHDWFGPGSKVIATTRNNHLLAIHGFDILESVDGLNHNEALELFSWHAFKKSHPSSDYLDLSLRGVLYCKGLPLALEMLGSFLCSIDDQLKFKRILDEFQNSHLDKDIKDILQVSYDALEEDVKEIFLYISCFFVRENVNKVKMMLKECGSLCFEKAITKLMNLSLLTINKFNDIEMHDLIQQMGCTIALSGTCKSRKRKRLLIEDDAMDVLNGNKEARAVKAIKMGFHQSIELNIDSRAFEKVKNLVVLEVDNVTSSKTLDYLPSSLRWMSWSKFPFSSLPSSYSMEKLIELKLPYSSIKHFGKGFMRCESLKHIDLTDSKFLEEIPDLSAAINLEELILWLCMNLKKVHESVGSLGKLVTLELCSHSKGFKQFPHYLNLKSLKYLDMEQCNMTECDFYFSEEMKSFEYLRFRGCDVKELSPTIGYLVGLKSISITCTEFALTSLPSTIYRLSKLTSLVVEYSNLSTFPSLIPSCSPPSFPNLIELQLKKCNITNLSFLETLTQAAPSLRDPPNELRYSRMRYRCRGTELECKVSINDIQVWSSEKVLDLETSKNYGHFKLKPSPNLYVVDST; from the exons ATGTGCCCTCATTTTGA GTTCCTCCATATGGATCGAGCAAGTGGATCATCTTCCTCCCACTTTAGATGCAGTTTTGATGTATTCTTAAGTTTTCGGGGAGAAGATACTCGTTCCAACTTTACAAGTCATCTTCATATGGCTTTGCGTCAAAGAGGAATCAATATCTTTATAGATGACAAGCTTTCGAGGGGTGAAGAAATTTCTGCATCACTTTTGGAAGTTATTGAAGAATCGAAGATCTCGATCGTTATAATCTCTGAAAATTTTGGATCTTCGAGTTGGTGTTTGAATGAATTGGTGAAAATAATTAAGTGTAACAAATTCAAAGGACAAGTTGTTTTACCAGTTTTTTACAAAGTGGATCCATCTCAAGTAAGAAAACAAATTGGAACGTTTGGAGAAGCATTTGCCAAACttgaagaaagattcttcaACAAGATGGAAGCATGGAGGGAGGCTCTGACTACTGTTTCCCATATGTCTGGATGGGTTTTGAGAGAAGA AAATGAGGCAAATTTGATTCAAGAGATTGTTCAAGAAGTTCTAAAGAAATTAGATCATGCAACTATGCAATTGCACGTAGCGAAATATCCAGTTGGAATTGCCAAACAAGTCATGAATTTACTCTCCCAGGTCATGTCTGATGGAATTACTATGTTTGGATTATATGGAATTGGAGGTATGGGCAAAACAACTTTGGCAAAAGCATTATACAATAAAATTGCTAATAAGTTTGAAGGTTGTTGCTTTCTTGCAAATATTAGAGAAACTTCAAAGCAATATGAGGGCCTTGTTCGACTACAAGAGAAActaatttatgagattttaatgGATGGCTTCATTAAAGTTAGCAATATTCACAGAGGAATTAACATCATAAGGGATCGACTATGCGCAAAAAAGATTCTCTTGATTCTTGATGATATAGATACGAGTGAACAATTGCAGGCATTGGCGGGAGGACATGATTGGTTTGGACCTGGAAGTAAAGTCATTGCAACAACAAGAAACAATCATCTACTTGCTATCCATGGATTCGATATATTGGAAAGTGTTGATGGATTGAATCATAATGAAGCTCTTGAGCTTTTTAGTTGGCATGCTTTTAAAAAGAGTCATCCTTCGAGTGATTATTTAGACCTTTCCTTACGTGGTGTACTTTATTGTAAGGGTCTTCCCTTGGCTCTTGAAATGTTAGGTTCATTCCTTTGTTCGATTGACGATCAACTTAAATTCAAACGTATTTTGGATGAATTTCAAAACTCCCACCTGGACAAAGATATTAAAGATATTCTTCAAGTAAGTTATGATGCACTTGAAGAGGATGTAAAAGAAATATTTCTTTACATTTCTTGCTTCTTCGTACGAGAAAATGTAAACAAGGTTAAAATGATGTTAAAGGAATGTGGCAGTTTATGTTTTGAAAAGGCAATAACAAAACTCATGAATCTATCACTTCTCACCATCAACAAATTCAACGACATTGAAATGCACGACTTAATACAACAAATGGGCTGCACAATTGCTCTTtcagggacttgtaaatctcgtaaaagaaaaagattactGATTGAAGATGATGCTATGGACGTCTTAAATGGCAATAAG GAAGCAAGAGCGGTTAAAGCCATAAAGATGGGCTTTCATCAGTCTATAGAGTTGAACATTGATTCAAGAGCTTTTGAAAAAGTGAAAAATTTGGTAGTACTCGAAGTTGACAATGTCACATCTTCAAAAACGCTCGACTATCTACCTAGTAGCTTAAGGTGGATGAGTTGGTCTAAATTTCCTTTTTCATCTTTGCCTTCAAGCTACTCAATGGAGAAGCTTATTGAACTGAAATTACCATATAGCTCCATCAAACATTTTGGCAAAGGATTTATG AGATGTGAATCATTGAAGCATATTGATCTTACTGACTCCAAGTTTTTGGAGGAAATTCCCGATTTATCCGCTGCAATAAACCTTGAAGAGTTGATTCTTTGGTTATGTATGAATTTGAAAAAGGTTCATGAGTCAGTTGGATCTCTCGGTAAACTTGTTACTTTGGAGCTTTGCAGTCATTCTAAGGGCTTTAAGCAGTTTCCTCACTACCTCAATCTGAAGTCCCTCAAATATTTGGATATGGAACAATGCAACATGACCGAATGTGATTTCTATTTTAGTGAAGAAATGAAGTCTTTCGAGTACTTACGTTTCCGGGGTTGTGATGTAAAAGAACTATCTCCAACAATTGGATATCTCGTTGGGCTTAAGTCTATATCCATCACTTGCACAGAGTTTGCGCTCACATCGCTTCCGAGCACAATTTATCGTTTAAGCAAACTTACTTCTTTAGTTGTTGAATATTCTAATCTTTCTACATTCCCTTCCTTAATTCCTTCTTGTTCACCTCCCTCGTTTCCCAATCTAATCGAGTTACAACTTAAGAAATGCAATATAACAAATTTGAGTTTCTTAGAAACCCTCACTCAGGCCGCACCTTCATTGAGAGATCCTCCTAATGAATTGCGATATTCCAGAATG CGGTATCGTTGTCGTGGGACAGAGCTTGAATGCAAAGTATCTATCAATGACATTCAGGTTTGGAGTTCTGAAAAAGTGTTGGATCTTGAAACATCAAAGAACTATGGGCACTTCAAACTAAAACCATCACCAAATTTGTATGTGGTTGATAGCACTTGA